The Campylobacter sp. MIT 99-7217 nucleotide sequence CGGTGGGACTTTTGATGTAACCGTGCTTGAAACAGGCGATAATGTGGTTGAAGTTTTAGCAACAGGCGGAAATGCTTTTTTAGGTGGGGATGATTTTGATAACAAGCTCATTGATTTTTTAGCAAGTGAGTTTAAAAATGATACAGGAATTGATCTTAAAAACGATGTTATGGCTCTTCAAAGGCTAAAAGAAGCAGCTGAAAATGCTAAAAAAGAGCTTAGCTCAGCCACTGAAACAGAGCTAAATTTACCCTTCATCACAGCTGATGCCTCAGGACCTAAACACCTTGTAAAAAAGATCACAAGGGCTAAATTTGAAAGCATGATAGAGGGCTTAGTGGGCGAGACCATAGCTAAGATTAACGAGGTGGTTAAAGAAGCTGGACTTGATAAAAACGAGGTAAAAGAAATCGTTATGGTAGGAGGCTCAACCCGCGTTCCTTTGGTGCAAGATGAGGTTAAAAAGGCTTTTTCTAAGGAGCTTAACAAATCAGTTAATCCTGATGAGGTCGTTGCTATAGGAGCTGCTATTCAAGGAGCTGTTATAAAAGGCGATGTTAAAGATGTGCTTTTGCTTGATGTAACCCCACTTTCACTTGGTATTGAAACCCTTGGAGGCGTGATGACTAAGATCATAGAAAAGGGCACTACCATACCAACTAAAAAAGAGCAAACCTTTTCAACAGCTGAGGATAATCAATCAGCAGTTACTATCAATGTCTTGCAAGGAGAGCGTGAATTTAGCCGTGATAATAAATCCTTAGGAAATTTCAATTTAGAAGGAATCCCACCAGCACCACGCGGAATGCCACAAATTGAAGTTACTTTTGATATAGACGCAAACGGAATTTTAACCGTTTCGGCTAAGGACAAAGCAACAGGCAAGGCTCAAGAAATTAAAATCACAGGATCAAGCGGACTTAGCGAAGAAGAGATCGAAAAAATGGTCAAAGATGCCGAGCTTCACAAAGAAGATGATAAAAAAAGAAAAGAAGCTGTTGATGCTAGAAATCAAGCCGAAGCCCTAGCTCATCAGGTCGAAAAGTCTTTAAATGAGCTTGGCGATAAGATCCCTGAAGCTGATAAGACAAATATCCAAAAGGCTCTTGATGAGCTTCGTGAAACGCTTAAAAATGAAAACGCAAGCAAGGAAGAAATCGATGCTAAAATGAAAGCTCTAAGCGAGGTTTCACATAAGCTAGCAGAAAGTATGTATAAAAAAGATGAAAGCCAAGCAGGAAATGACAAAAAGAAAAAAGATGATGATGTTATTGATGCTGAGGTAGAATAAGTTTTATGCAAGGCTTAGTCCTTGCATAAATTTTAAAATAAGCTAAAATCATAGAAAGTGATCATCTGTCAAAAAGAAACCCATAGTATAAAAAAATATCATAA carries:
- the dnaK gene encoding molecular chaperone DnaK translates to MSKVIGIDLGTTNSCVCVYERGESKVIPNKEGKNTTPSVVAFTDKGEVLVGDSAKRQAVTNPEKTIYSIKRIMGLMINEDAAKEAKNRLPYHIVDRNGACAVEIAGKLYTPQEISAKVLMKLKEDAEAFLGAKVLDAVITVPAYFNDAQRKATKEAGTIAGLNVLRIINEPTSAALAYGLDKKESEKIVVYDLGGGTFDVTVLETGDNVVEVLATGGNAFLGGDDFDNKLIDFLASEFKNDTGIDLKNDVMALQRLKEAAENAKKELSSATETELNLPFITADASGPKHLVKKITRAKFESMIEGLVGETIAKINEVVKEAGLDKNEVKEIVMVGGSTRVPLVQDEVKKAFSKELNKSVNPDEVVAIGAAIQGAVIKGDVKDVLLLDVTPLSLGIETLGGVMTKIIEKGTTIPTKKEQTFSTAEDNQSAVTINVLQGEREFSRDNKSLGNFNLEGIPPAPRGMPQIEVTFDIDANGILTVSAKDKATGKAQEIKITGSSGLSEEEIEKMVKDAELHKEDDKKRKEAVDARNQAEALAHQVEKSLNELGDKIPEADKTNIQKALDELRETLKNENASKEEIDAKMKALSEVSHKLAESMYKKDESQAGNDKKKKDDDVIDAEVE